The proteins below are encoded in one region of Polypterus senegalus isolate Bchr_013 chromosome 2, ASM1683550v1, whole genome shotgun sequence:
- the ubl3a gene encoding ubiquitin-like protein 3a — translation MSGSIPADTINLRLILVSGKTKEFLFSPNDSAADIAKHVYDNWPMDWEEEQVSSPNILRLIYQGRFLHGNVTLGALKLPLGKTTVMHLVARETLPEPNSQGQRNREKTGESNCCVIL, via the exons attaaTTTACGACTAATTTTGGTgagtggaaaaacaaaagaattcttATTTTCTCCGAATGATTCTGCAGCAGACATTGCAAAGCATGTTTATGACAACTGGCCAATGG attGGGAAGAAGAACAAGTCAGCAGCCCAAATATTTTGCGGCTTATCTATCAAGGCAGATTTCTTCATGGAAATGTGACATTAGGAG CATTAAAACTACCCCTTGGCAAAACTACAGTGATGCACTTAGTTGCAAGAGAGACATTGCCAGAGCCAAATTCACAAG GTCAGAGGAACCGTGAAAAGACCGGGGAAAGTAATTGCTGTGTGATTctgtaa